A stretch of DNA from Candidatus Bathyarchaeota archaeon:
TTATTGTGCACTTCATGTCCTCGATCGTTTCCCATGGAAACCCTATGACGAAGGAGGCGAGGGTTTCGATCCCCGCTTCCCTGGCCCAATCGATAACTTTAACGGCCCTATCCACGGTTACACCCTTGCCTATGAGATTCAATGTTCTCTGCGATGCAGATTCGATGCCGAAGAAGATTATGGAGCAGCCTGCCTCCTTCATTTTCTCCATCATTTCCTTAGTTATCGTATCTATCCTCGAGGAGCATCCCCATGAGATGTCTAGGCCCCTCCTTCTAACCTCATCGCAAAACTCTAGGACTCTGCCGCGATTGAAAGTAAAAGTGTCATCAACAAACTCTACATTTCTAGTTTTATATTTTTTAAGTGACTCCTCGATCTCCGCTATAACGTTGGCTACGCTCCTCGCCCTGAATACCTTTCCGAACATGGCTGAGGATGAGCAGAATATGCATTGGAAGGGACAACCCCGGCTGGAGATTAGATGTATAACTGTTGCGTTCTTCCCCAAGATCTTATACCTATCCATTGGGAGTAGGTGTCTGGCTGGAAATGGAATACGATCTAAATCCATTATGTATGCCCTCCTCGGCGTCTCCACTAAGCTCCCTGCCTTTCGAAAAGCTATGCCTTCGACGGCCTCCGGGGCCTCTCCTTCCGCGAGGGCCTTCATCAGTTCAAGCGTCGTATACTCGCCCTCACCTACCACAACGAAGTCCAGCTCCCTGCACGAATTCAAAGTTTCCCTAGGCGTGAAGGATGCATGTGGGCCTCCGATCACCGTGACTATGTCGCGGTCGATCTCCTTAGCAGCCTTAACTACGCCCAACGCCGAATGGATGGTTGGAGTAGTAGAAGTCACGCCGACAACTTGGGGGCGCCTAGCCTCTATCTCCCTCCTCACATGATACAGGGACAACTCTAAGGCCTGGCAATCCAATATCTCAACTTCATGTCCACCCGTCTCGAGGACGGAGGCTATGTAGGCTAGACCTAGGGGAGGAGCATTTACACCCGCATTGGCATAGCTCTCAACGGAGAAGGCTGGAGGATTAATGAGCAGCACGCGCATCTGAGAGGCACCTGCCGACTAAGTATCTCTCTACAGCCAATCAAAATATCTACTGAAATATTTGAAATCCATATAAGTTTGACGAAGCCATTAGGAGTCGTGGAGAACCCACCTCCAATTATATTTAAATATTATTGAGAATAAGCTTTCCCATGGAGAAAGCGAAAATTTTCATGGTGTTGCCCACTTAAGGTGGAATACCCAGCTTTTGAATCTGGGTTGAAGCCGCAGGACCGATGCAGGTAAGGCCAGAGAACTGAAAGGAAAGGTGGGGTTTGGCGCCGGGAGTGGGATTCGAACCCACGAGGCCCGTGAGGGCCACAGGCTTGCTCTATCGAGGTCTGGATGGATGCTCAAGGCCTGCGCCTTTAGACTCTAGATTGGTCCGCTCGGCCATCCCGGCCCCCAATAGATCAGGATCAAACCTCCGTAATTAAAGGTTTATCTTATCAATCCTCAAATCTCTAACCTGCAAGTTTTAATCCTTGAATGGTGAATGGGGATATGAAAAGGAGGAAGAAACCCTATGAGTTGCTGGAACACGCCGGAGACGCCTATATAGCGGCCCATGGAGGCACCCTCGGGGAGGCCTTGGAGAACGCCGCTAGGGCCATGTTCGACGTTATGACGGATATAGGTACCGTGGAGGCCGCGGTCAAAGACGAGTTCACGGTCGAGGCAGGTGATGAGGTGGAGCTCCTCCACGAATGGCTTAACAAGCTGCT
This window harbors:
- a CDS encoding cobalamin-dependent protein (Presence of a B(12) (cobalamin)-binding domain implies dependence on cobalamin itself, in one of its several forms, or in some unusual lineages, dependence on a cobalamin-like analog.); translated protein: MRVLLINPPAFSVESYANAGVNAPPLGLAYIASVLETGGHEVEILDCQALELSLYHVRREIEARRPQVVGVTSTTPTIHSALGVVKAAKEIDRDIVTVIGGPHASFTPRETLNSCRELDFVVVGEGEYTTLELMKALAEGEAPEAVEGIAFRKAGSLVETPRRAYIMDLDRIPFPARHLLPMDRYKILGKNATVIHLISSRGCPFQCIFCSSSAMFGKVFRARSVANVIAEIEESLKKYKTRNVEFVDDTFTFNRGRVLEFCDEVRRRGLDISWGCSSRIDTITKEMMEKMKEAGCSIIFFGIESASQRTLNLIGKGVTVDRAVKVIDWAREAGIETLASFVIGFPWETIEDMKCTIRFAKKLKPDFVEFSVATPYPGTPLYELAKGKGLLEVYDWSKYTTIKPVMRGEGFSIKDLRRLISISYGLFYLSPAFLTSQIKKRRWIFAAAIPRYILALIREMITEYFQ
- a CDS encoding archease — protein: MKRRKKPYELLEHAGDAYIAAHGGTLGEALENAARAMFDVMTDIGTVEAAVKDEFTVEAGDEVELLHEWLNKLLIAFDIEGKLYSKFKVKEIGGGDGGILLRAEAYGEPFNPSKHPSKVEVKAVTYHKMDVERRDGEVTVRFILDL